Part of the Nocardioides perillae genome is shown below.
ACGAGGACGTCGCGCACGTCGTCGCCCGCGTCGAGGCCGTCGGCGGCGAGGCCTTCGTCAGCAAGGGCGTCGAGCGCACGATCATCGGCCTGGTCGGCGACCTGGAGTCCTTCCACCACCTCAACCTGCGCACGCTGCGCGGCGTCGCCGACGTGCACCGCATCTCCGACCCCTACAAGCTGGTCAGCCGCCAGCACCACGCCGAGCGCTCGACCGTGTGGGTGGGTCGCGAGGGCGCGCAGGTGCCGATCGGCCCTGACACGTTCACCTTCATCGCGGGGCCCTGCGCGGTGGAGACCGCCGAGCAGACCCTGGAGGCCGCCCGCATGGCGCGCTCGGCCGGGGCGACGCTGCTGCGCGGCGGTGCCTTCAAGCCGCGCACCTCGCCGTACGCCTTCCAGGGCCTCGGCGTCGAGGGGCTCCGGATCCTCGCCGCCGTGGGCGAGGCCACCGGCCTGCCCGTGGTGACCGAGGTGGTCGACGCCCGCGACGTCGACGTCGTCGCCGAGCACGCCGACATGCTGCAGGCGGCACCCGCAACATGGCCAACTCGGGCCTGCTGCAGGCCGTCGGCGAGGCGGGCAGGCCCGTGCTGCTCAAGCGCGGCATGACGGCCACCACGGAGGAGTGGCTGATGGCCGCCGAGTACATCGCGCAGCGCGGCAACCTCGACGTGGTGCTGTGCGAGCGCGGCATCCGCACCTTCGAACCGTCGACGCGCAACACCCTCGACATCGCGGCCGTGCCGGTCGTGCAGGCCACGAGCCACCTGCCGGTGATCGTCGACCCCTCGCACGCCGCCGGGCGCAAGGACCTCGTCGTGCCCCTGGCGCGCGCCGCGATCGCCGTCGGCGCCGACGGGATCATCGTCGACGTGCACCCCGACCCCGAGACCGCGCTGTGCGACGGCCCCCAGGCGCTGCTGGGCCTCGAGCTGCGCCAGCTCGCCCAGGCCGTGCGCCAGCTCCCCTCCGTGGTCGGTCGCCGCCCGGCGGTCGTGGGCGACCGGGGCTGAGGCCCGCGGCACACTGGCAGGGTGCTCGACTCCCTCGCCCCGGCCCGGCGCCGCACCGTGCTCGGCGCGGCCGCGCTCGCGGCGGTCCTCGTCGTCGCGGCGCTGACCGCGGTGGTGCTCGTCCAGCGCGCCGACCGGGTCGACCCGGTCGCCCAGGACCGCCTGGGACCGGTCCTGCTCGTGCCCGGCTACGGCGGCGCGACCGGCGGTCTCGAGCGACTCGCCGCGAGCCTGCAGGTGGGCGGCCGGCGCACCCAGGTGGTGCGTCCCTCCGCACCCACCGGCGACCTCCGCGCGCAGGCGGCCGAGCTCGGCGAGGTCGTCGACAGGCTGCTGGCCGCCGGCGCCCCGTCGGTCGACGTGGTGGGCTACTCCGCCGGCGGGGTCGTCGTGCGCTGGTGGGTGGAGGAGCTGGGTGGTGCCTCCCAGGCGCGCCGCGTCGTCACCCTCGCCTCTCCTCACGCGGGCACCGACCTGGCCGCACTGGGGGCCGGGCTCGGCGGAGACGCCTGCCCCGAGGCGTGCCGGCAGCTGGCACCCGACTCCGACCTGCTGCGGCGGCTGCCGGTCGACGACGTCGCGGAGGGCCCGCGCTGGACCGCGGTGTGGACCGAGGACGACCGCACCGTCGTGCCGCCCGACTCGGGACGGCTCGCCGGCCCCGGCGTGCTGTCCTACAGCCTGCAGTCGGTGTGCCCCGGGCTCGTGCTCGGCCACGCCGAGGTGCCCGCGCACCCGGTGGTCGCGGCCGCCGTCGAGGCCGCCCTCGGCACCCCGGCCCCGACGCCGCCGGACCCCGCGGTCTGCGACGGTCCCGGCGCCGGCGTCAGTCCGTGACGTCCTTGGTCGCGAAGCTCGCCCACGCGGCGGCCAGGAAGACCACGACGTAGGCGCCCTGCAGCAGCACGCCGCGCACCAGGTCGCGCCACAGCACGGGGTCGCGGAAGAGGTCGACGAAGGCCAGCCAGTAGCGGGTGGGCAGCCACGGGCGCAGCGCCTCCGCGGCGTCGAGCGTCAGCAGCAGCGTGGAGCCGATGAGGACGGCCATCGTGGCCATGGCCGCGCCGAGCGGGGAGTCGGCCACCGTAGAGGCGAAGAGCGCGATCGCCGCCACCCCGAGCATGCAGAGCATCGCGTAGCCCAGCGCCAGGAGGGTGCGACCCACCAGCTCGGGCGTCGACAGCGTCGTGCCCGACACGCTGGTCGTCCCCGTCGTCAGGTCCTGGTCGCCGAGCAGGGCGGTGCCCAGGAGGTAGGCGGTCCCCGCGACGACGAGCACGGCCAGCACGACGAAGGCCATCGACGCGACGAGCTTGGCCAGCAGCAACCGGCCGCGGCCCACGGGGCGCACCAGGACGTAGCGCAGCGTGCCCTGCTGGGCCTCGCCGGCGATCGACTCGCCCGCCACCAGCGCCACCGCGATCGGCAGGAAGAGCGGCAGCACGATCCCGAGGGCGGCGAGCGGGTAGAGCGTGCCGTCGGTCAGGACCGCGGACAGGAAGGCCGGACCCGTGCCGGGGCGGGGGCCGAGGTCGGTGACGGCGAGCAGCACCGCGACGACGACCGGCAGCGCGTCGATGAGCGCGATGGTCGTCCACGTGCGGCGGCTGCGCACCAGCTTGCGCAGCTCGACCCCGATCACGCCGGCACCGCGGCGTCCGACGTCGTCGCGGCGAGCACGACCTGCTCCAGCGTGCGTCGCTCCTCGACCAGCCGCTCCACCCGGACGCCGCCGTCGACGAGCAGCCGGACCAGACCCGCCGGGTCGGCGCTCACGACCCGCAGCCCCCGCCCCTCGAGGTCGACGGCGAGTCCCGCGCTCCGCACCAGGCGCGCGGCGAGGTCGACGTCGGGGGTGCCGACCTCGACGCGTCCGGTCGGGCCCCGCAGCTCGTCGAGCGCGTCCTGCAGCACGAGGCGTCCCCGGTGCAGCACGCCCACCCGCGTGGCCAGCTGCTCGACCTCGGCCAGCAGGTGGCTGGAGAGGAAGACGGTGGTGCCCTCGCGGTTGAGGTCGAGCAGCAGGTCGCGGATCTCGCGGATGCCCTGCGGGTCGAGGCCGTTGGTGGGCTCGTCGAGCACCAGCAGCCGCGGCCGCCGCACCAGGGCTCCTGCCAGGCCGAGCCGCTGGCGCATGCCGAGGGAGTAGGCCCGCACCGGGCGGTCGTCGACGTGGCCCAGCCCGACCCGCTCGAGCGCCTCGGAGACCCGGGCCCGGCGGGTGCGGCGCGGTCCGCCGGCGCCCATGGCGTCGAAGAGCGCGAGGTTGGCGCGGCCCGACATCGCGGCGTACGCCGCGGGGCCCTCCACGACCGCCCCCACCTGCGGCAGCACGGAGCGGGCCGCGCGCGGCACCGGCTCGCCCAGCACCTCGGCCTCGCCGGAGGTCGGGAGCACGAGGCCCAGCAGCATGCGCACGGTGGTGGTCTTGCCGGAGCCGTTGGCGCCGAGGAAGCCGTAGACGTCGCCCTCGCGCACGTCGAGGTCGACGCCGGCGACGGCGGTGACGGCGCCGTAGCGCTTGACCAGGGCGCGGGTGCGGATCACCGACGACCCACCACCCGCGTGCCCGTGAGCAGGTCGCGGCCGGCACGCTCCAGCGTCGGCGCGTCGACCGTGCCGGCGACGAGCCAGGCACCCTCGTCGTCCTGGCCGGTCACCAGCACGCCGAGCGGCCCGACCGCGAGGCGGACGGCGGGCAGGCCCGGCACGTCGGCCGCGCCGACGGCCGTGCGCAGCTGCGCGCGCAGCGGCTCGGCCTCCTGGGGCCGCAGCGGGATCGCGACGAGCTGGGTCAGGCCGGTGCCGTAGACGCCCACGGCGCCCGCGGAGGCGGACGAGCGGGGCAGGCCCCCGACGACGCCGGGCGGGCGGAACGGGGCGTACTGGTTCGCCGCGTCGGCGATGTCGAGCACCTGCTCGACCTCCACGTCGGTGGTGGCGGTGGGCGAGAAGTCGGTGACCGAGGCCGGCGGCACCTCGCGGGAGAAGTCGCCGAAGGCGGAGGTGAAGTCGGGTGGGCCGGTGGGCGAGGTGTGGACCTCGACGCGCAGCGGCACCCCCGTCACCGGGTCGGCCCACAGGTCGACGTGGTCGACGCTGGCCTGCGGGGCGGGCGGCCGCACCCGCAGGCCGGGCGCGGCGGTGCCGGCGACCCGGCGGCTGGGCACCCGCGAGACGTCGTCGGCACCGATGCCGCGCAGCACCCGGGCACCCAGCACCGGCGGCACGAGGTCGGCCGTGCGGGGCAACCGGACGGCCGGGTCGCGCGACAGCTCGGCCTCGCTGCGCTCGTAGGACCAGGCGACGGTCACCCCGTCGTCGTGGCGCAGGTCGCTCTCCCCCGTGGCCAGCAGCCGGTCGACGCGCCAGTCGTCGTCGCTGCGCCACCAGGCCCGCAGCCGGGTCCGCTCGCCGAAGAGCGCGGCGACGCCGTCGAAGTCGTCGGAGGTCGGCAGCTGCAGCGTGCCCTGGGTCTCGACGTAGCCCGACCACGCCCGGCCCTCCGCGCCGCGCACCAGGGCCAGCAGGTCGGCGGCGGCCACGTCGCTGTCGGCCGGCGGGACCGCGCGCAGCGCCGTCGGGACACCCACCACCACCGCGAGGACCAAGGCGACGAGGGCCCAGCGCCGACGGGTGGTCACCTCCGCAACCTACGACCGGGCCGCAACCCGGGGCGGGTCAGAGCCGGGCGAACACCGCCGCGGCCCGCTCCGCGTCGGCACGGTCGACGTCGAGGTGGGTCACGAGCCGCACGGTGCGCGGCCCGACCGTGGCGACCCGCACGCCCGCGTCGGCCGCGGCGCGCACGAACGCCGCCGCGGACTCGGCGCTGTCGCGCTCGACGACCACGATGTTGGTGTCGACGCCGGCCGGGTCCACGCCGACGGCCTCGGCCAGCAGGCGCGCGTGGGCGTGGTCGTCGGCGAGCCGCTCGACGTGGTGGTCGAGCGCGTGCAGGCCGGCCGCGGCCAGCACCCCGACCTGCCGCATGCCGCCGCCCATGCGCTTGCGCCACACCCGGCTCTCCGCCACGGCGGCGGCCGAGCCGACGACGAGCGAGCCGACCGGGGCACCGAGCCCCTTCGACAGGCACACGGCGAGCACGTCGGCGACCGCGCCGTAGGCCGCGAGGGAGGTGCCGGTCGCGACGTGGGCGTTCCAGATGCGCGCCCCGTCGAGGTGCACCGCGCACCCGGCGCGGTCGGCGAAGCCGCGCAGCGCCTCGAGGTCGGCCAGCGGCAGCACGGCGCCGCCGGCGAAGTTGTGGGTGTTCTCCACCGCGATCGCCGCGGTGGGCACGAAGAAGGGCCCCATGTCGGGGGCGAAGAGCGCCTCGACGGCCGGCAGGTCGAGCTGGCCGCGCGGCGCGGTCCAGGTGCGCATCGTCAGCCCGGTGTACGCCGCGTGGGCGCCGAGCTCGGCGCGCGCCACGTGGGCGGAGGACTCGCAGAGGAGCTCTTGTCCGACGCCGACCACGGTGCGCACGGCCAGCACGTTGGCCATCGAGCCCGTCGGGCAGAAGAGCGCTGCCTCGTGGCCGAACGCCTCGGCCACCCGCTCCTCCAGCAGGCGGACGGTGGGGTCCTCGCCGTAGACGTCGTCGCCGACCGGCGCCTGCGCCATCGCGCGGCGCATCGCCTCGGTGGGCTGGGTCAGGGTGTCGGAGCGGAGGTCGACGAGGTCGGGCACCGGGGGGACGCTACCGGGGCGCTCGCTCAGCCACGACGGGTGTCGGCTGCTCGCAGCATCTCCGCGACGAGGAAGGCCAGCTCGAGCGACTGCACGCGGTTCAGGCGCGGGTC
Proteins encoded:
- a CDS encoding ABC transporter permease, which codes for MIGVELRKLVRSRRTWTTIALIDALPVVVAVLLAVTDLGPRPGTGPAFLSAVLTDGTLYPLAALGIVLPLFLPIAVALVAGESIAGEAQQGTLRYVLVRPVGRGRLLLAKLVASMAFVVLAVLVVAGTAYLLGTALLGDQDLTTGTTSVSGTTLSTPELVGRTLLALGYAMLCMLGVAAIALFASTVADSPLGAAMATMAVLIGSTLLLTLDAAEALRPWLPTRYWLAFVDLFRDPVLWRDLVRGVLLQGAYVVVFLAAAWASFATKDVTD
- a CDS encoding ATP-binding cassette domain-containing protein, giving the protein MIRTRALVKRYGAVTAVAGVDLDVREGDVYGFLGANGSGKTTTVRMLLGLVLPTSGEAEVLGEPVPRAARSVLPQVGAVVEGPAAYAAMSGRANLALFDAMGAGGPRRTRRARVSEALERVGLGHVDDRPVRAYSLGMRQRLGLAGALVRRPRLLVLDEPTNGLDPQGIREIRDLLLDLNREGTTVFLSSHLLAEVEQLATRVGVLHRGRLVLQDALDELRGPTGRVEVGTPDVDLAARLVRSAGLAVDLEGRGLRVVSADPAGLVRLLVDGGVRVERLVEERRTLEQVVLAATTSDAAVPA
- a CDS encoding threonine aldolase family protein, whose protein sequence is MPDLVDLRSDTLTQPTEAMRRAMAQAPVGDDVYGEDPTVRLLEERVAEAFGHEAALFCPTGSMANVLAVRTVVGVGQELLCESSAHVARAELGAHAAYTGLTMRTWTAPRGQLDLPAVEALFAPDMGPFFVPTAAIAVENTHNFAGGAVLPLADLEALRGFADRAGCAVHLDGARIWNAHVATGTSLAAYGAVADVLAVCLSKGLGAPVGSLVVGSAAAVAESRVWRKRMGGGMRQVGVLAAAGLHALDHHVERLADDHAHARLLAEAVGVDPAGVDTNIVVVERDSAESAAAFVRAAADAGVRVATVGPRTVRLVTHLDVDRADAERAAAVFARL
- a CDS encoding esterase/lipase family protein, with the translated sequence MLDSLAPARRRTVLGAAALAAVLVVAALTAVVLVQRADRVDPVAQDRLGPVLLVPGYGGATGGLERLAASLQVGGRRTQVVRPSAPTGDLRAQAAELGEVVDRLLAAGAPSVDVVGYSAGGVVVRWWVEELGGASQARRVVTLASPHAGTDLAALGAGLGGDACPEACRQLAPDSDLLRRLPVDDVAEGPRWTAVWTEDDRTVVPPDSGRLAGPGVLSYSLQSVCPGLVLGHAEVPAHPVVAAAVEAALGTPAPTPPDPAVCDGPGAGVSP